The Oryzias latipes chromosome 16, ASM223467v1 genome includes a region encoding these proteins:
- the LOC101164586 gene encoding fibrous sheath CABYR-binding protein-like isoform X2, protein MGCSSSSAQTVDQEKRPGTKPEETNGDTLGVRNGIVADDAQTIEDQMQLPVQTALTENIQTGAEDDGEPLLMAMEAQEDLGSGEDLLSATDPQPEPAVCEEVAPETAATALAEEEAAPSAVVSAEAPPVVLVEEVPAAESVQAEAPTVTEEVAPAADAELAPSEPAAVLGVAEAVEPPAAVAQETPAEAPAEAPTEAAAGAPPEEAPPAEVLTHNSAPEAALENLAEVLENKPNESSTPGEVPAQNVVLEPVELSVPADGEPIVDADIAAATVPEVPSPLVVSPGAQVELQPSTEGGKASTPTDETEETPLPEPDAVEQCQNPEASRVSETLPEEGAAPSVISEAGTDGENVSVIELTPTQSEGLPSPASAADPDQEASTDVSVSDQSLEEIQSGTAKKEN, encoded by the exons atgGGGTGCTCATCCTCAAGTGCACAAACTGTTGATCAGGAGAAAAGACCAGGCACCAAGCCTGAGGAGACCAACGGAGACACTCTGG GAGTCAGAAACGGCATTGTTGCAGATGATGCACAAACCATCGAAGACCAGATGCAGCTGCCTGTCCAGACTGCTTtaacagaaaacattcaaacaggaGCTGAAGATGATGGAGAGCCATTGTTAATGGCCATGGAGGCCCAGGAGGACCTTGGTTCTGGGGAAGACCTCCTGTCAGCTACTGATCCGCAACCCGAGCCTGCTGTGTGTGAGGAAGTAGCACCAGAGACCGCAGCCACTGCTCTGGCAGAAGAGgaagcagctccttcagcagtTGTGTCAGCAGAGGCTCCTCCTGTGGTCCTTGTTGAAGAAGTCCCTGCTGCTGAATCTGTGCAGGCAGAAGCCCCCACTGTCACCGAAGAGGtagctcctgcagcagatgcTGAACTGGCTCCATCTGAGCCTGCAGCCGTTCTGGGGGTCGCCGAGGCAGTAGAACCCCCTGCTGCTGTTGCTCAGGAAACTCCTGCTGAAGCTCCAGCTGAGGCCCCCACTGAAGCGGCTGCTGGAGCCCCACCTGAGGAGGCTCCACCTGCAGAGGTCCTGACCCACAATTCAGCACCAGAGGCTGCATTAGAAAATCTGGCCGaagttttggaaaacaaaccaaatgagTCTTCAACACCGGGAGAGGTTCCAGCCCAGAATGTAGTTTTGGAACCAGTGGAATTGTCTGTTCCTGCCGATGGAGAGCCCATTGTAGATGCAGATATTGCTGCTGCAACTGTTCCAGAAGTTCCTTCCCCACTTGTGGTTTCACCTGGTGCTCAAGTGGAGCTTCAGCCTTCTACTGAAGGGGGAAAAGCTTCCACACCCACCGATGAGACGGAGGAAACCCCACTGCCTGAACCTGATGCTGTGGAGCAGTGTCAGAATCCGGAAGCTTCAAGAGTTTCAGAAACTCTTCCAGAAGAAGGTGCAGCACCCAGTGTGATCTCTGAGGCGGGTACAGATGGAGAAAATGTGTCTGTGATTGAGCTCACCCCAACACAATCTGAAGGCCTGCCATCTCCAGCATCTGCTGCTGATCCAGACCAGGAAGCTTCAACAGATG tgTCTGTCTCTGACCAGTCTCTGGAGGAGATCCAGAGTGGAACAGCCAAAAAGGAGAACTGA
- the LOC101164586 gene encoding fibrous sheath CABYR-binding protein-like isoform X1, producing MGCSSSSAQTVDQEKRPGTKPEETNGDTLAGVRNGIVADDAQTIEDQMQLPVQTALTENIQTGAEDDGEPLLMAMEAQEDLGSGEDLLSATDPQPEPAVCEEVAPETAATALAEEEAAPSAVVSAEAPPVVLVEEVPAAESVQAEAPTVTEEVAPAADAELAPSEPAAVLGVAEAVEPPAAVAQETPAEAPAEAPTEAAAGAPPEEAPPAEVLTHNSAPEAALENLAEVLENKPNESSTPGEVPAQNVVLEPVELSVPADGEPIVDADIAAATVPEVPSPLVVSPGAQVELQPSTEGGKASTPTDETEETPLPEPDAVEQCQNPEASRVSETLPEEGAAPSVISEAGTDGENVSVIELTPTQSEGLPSPASAADPDQEASTDVSVSDQSLEEIQSGTAKKEN from the exons atgGGGTGCTCATCCTCAAGTGCACAAACTGTTGATCAGGAGAAAAGACCAGGCACCAAGCCTGAGGAGACCAACGGAGACACTCTGG CAGGAGTCAGAAACGGCATTGTTGCAGATGATGCACAAACCATCGAAGACCAGATGCAGCTGCCTGTCCAGACTGCTTtaacagaaaacattcaaacaggaGCTGAAGATGATGGAGAGCCATTGTTAATGGCCATGGAGGCCCAGGAGGACCTTGGTTCTGGGGAAGACCTCCTGTCAGCTACTGATCCGCAACCCGAGCCTGCTGTGTGTGAGGAAGTAGCACCAGAGACCGCAGCCACTGCTCTGGCAGAAGAGgaagcagctccttcagcagtTGTGTCAGCAGAGGCTCCTCCTGTGGTCCTTGTTGAAGAAGTCCCTGCTGCTGAATCTGTGCAGGCAGAAGCCCCCACTGTCACCGAAGAGGtagctcctgcagcagatgcTGAACTGGCTCCATCTGAGCCTGCAGCCGTTCTGGGGGTCGCCGAGGCAGTAGAACCCCCTGCTGCTGTTGCTCAGGAAACTCCTGCTGAAGCTCCAGCTGAGGCCCCCACTGAAGCGGCTGCTGGAGCCCCACCTGAGGAGGCTCCACCTGCAGAGGTCCTGACCCACAATTCAGCACCAGAGGCTGCATTAGAAAATCTGGCCGaagttttggaaaacaaaccaaatgagTCTTCAACACCGGGAGAGGTTCCAGCCCAGAATGTAGTTTTGGAACCAGTGGAATTGTCTGTTCCTGCCGATGGAGAGCCCATTGTAGATGCAGATATTGCTGCTGCAACTGTTCCAGAAGTTCCTTCCCCACTTGTGGTTTCACCTGGTGCTCAAGTGGAGCTTCAGCCTTCTACTGAAGGGGGAAAAGCTTCCACACCCACCGATGAGACGGAGGAAACCCCACTGCCTGAACCTGATGCTGTGGAGCAGTGTCAGAATCCGGAAGCTTCAAGAGTTTCAGAAACTCTTCCAGAAGAAGGTGCAGCACCCAGTGTGATCTCTGAGGCGGGTACAGATGGAGAAAATGTGTCTGTGATTGAGCTCACCCCAACACAATCTGAAGGCCTGCCATCTCCAGCATCTGCTGCTGATCCAGACCAGGAAGCTTCAACAGATG tgTCTGTCTCTGACCAGTCTCTGGAGGAGATCCAGAGTGGAACAGCCAAAAAGGAGAACTGA